The genomic segment TCAGGCTCCTCTCGGGAGGTCAAGGTTTTTACCAAGAGGGTTTTGGGTAAGAAAGGCAGGTTTATTACAGAAGGTCTGAGAACATGGTGTTGCCTGGGGCAGCACAGTGGGGGAGGGGCTGTCTGCAAAGGCGCTGTAGGGAGGTTTTACAGGGTAGTGTTGGATGGAGCTATGTGAGGCTTCTGCTTGACTAGGCCTGACCTTGGGCTTTCCTCTGTCTTTGGAGAATCCTGTTAGAGCAAGAATCTTGCTAAGTTGGCTTGGCAAAAATCCCCCACCTTTAAGAGCTTATCACCCAGGCCTCCCTTCAGAGCAGGGTGGGGATCAGTAACTTTCCATCCACTGATCCCCACCCTGCTCTTTGGTTATACATCTCCACTTGTCATGTGGGAGTCTGAATTGAGTCCAGTCTTCCTCCCCAACTGCCAGCCCGTCTTGCAGTGGTCCCTCTATGCACTGCCGTGGCCCCGCCTCGAATAAAGTCTGCCTTACCAACTTTAACAAGTGTTTaggcaaattattattttttaacacagGTTAGTATAATTCAGTCAGAGACACAAAGATGAACCAGTATATAGTATTTGCTGCTCATATAACTGGCGGGGCGGGGGAGACAGATTTTATAACAAAATTCAAATATGCTCGTGCTACTACCCAGCTGGCAAGCTGTTTTTAGTAGATCAAACTGAAGCCTCAATTTGTTTAATTGGAACCAAGTGGAAGTATTGTGTACTCTTCTGCTTGCAGGGATATTCTGAAGAGAAGTTTTTCAGAGAAGTAGTTGTGTGGAAACACATTAGTTTGTTGAGCTCTTCAAAATGGAAAGGCAGTTTATGcagctatttgtatgtctttcttGTTAAAGTTCCTCTTTATTGCAGTTCCTTAGCAGTGAGTTTCTGGTTCCCTTGCCAGAGGTTTTGTTTCCTATTATCTCTATCCTATGCACTCATCTGCAAGAGTTCCCAGAGGGACTGTGGTTCCAAActtaaaaccaacaaacaaaaaaaccaacaacaaaaacaacaacaacttaaGTTTTCCCTTCTTCCTAGATGTTTTCTTAACTTGTTACTACCTTGAAAAAAACGTTTTTTCCAAAATTTCCTATGGTTATCACAACAGGTATTTTTACCTCTCTCCAAATACCAATCCTTAGACTTAGCTCCTCTAATTTCCTGAATTAGTACTGCAATTGGTGTTCTCTTTTTATCTGCGTAACAAAAAGTATTTTCTAGtctcaaaattatttctaaagagACTTAACAGTTATTTCAGAGAAGCCTCAGTCTTAGCCCCCTTCTCTTCTTTATCTATGTGGCTACTTCCTCCCAGGAAGAGCATATCTTTCTGAAGAATGCAATTAATTTTGTCCAAAGTAAGACACCACTCCCTTCCCCTTTTCAATTGCTTATCTATGTATCTTTCTCGGATATGCCAAAACTGCTAAGGCAGCTGTAAGGGTAAaatgatgaaattttttttaaggatggGGGCACTGGCCTCCCTACCTTCCTCTCCTCAGGGTGTCAGGATAAACAAATCAGAATATGAGATATTTTACAATTACATGAAATATGATGAAAATCTTCCTCTTCATAGAATGCCCTAGAAACAGGATTGTACAGGTTGCACAAATGTAAGAGTTAAGTGTTACCTAACTCTAAAAGGATCTAGGATAAATCTTTTCCCCACTTCATAAAGCATATGAACATTAGACATTCAGGGAGTACCTGATAATCCGAGGGCATCACAGGTCCGCCTGAGTTTGCGCCTGAAGGCCCTAGCCGTGGCTTCTTGTTTGGGGGCACCTGGTTCAGGCCGGAGTCCTGGCTGTGCTGCAACCCTGCTCCGGTGCCCCCGACCCCggccccagccccacctgcaGTCCCGTTGGTCTGGGTGCTGTTCTGCTGTGGCGGGGGCGCCTGTGGAGGGGCTGCTGCCTGCTGTGGAGGGGCTGTGGGCTGCTGATGCTGGTTCTGCTGCTGTTGCTGATtcttttaaggggaaaaaagcaagCTTGGTATGAAACCAAATTAACAGGAACTTTCTTTAATTATTCGATATGCACATGCGGCTGCTGACCAACCTGGGGGAGCAATCTATGTGGGACACTAGAGTGATGGGGAGGACCGGAGAATGGAGCAGCCAGGGAACACAGTGTTCCCAAAGGGCAAGGCACCAAGCCCCAAACAGGACTCTCAATGAAGTTCATTTAGACTCCACAGTGATCCTCCAAATCAGTCACAGACATCTCACTGAAGGCCACAGGCACATCAGAAATACCTTTCTTATAGCTCATTAAAACAGCTATAAGAAATCTTTGCAATCATGATTCTGGAAAGGCAGAGCAGTCTGGAGAGTAAGCCAATATATCCagttaagaaaaaagaacagagtgATGCTAGCAAAAGCCAGCCTGCATAAAGGGGTGGCAGTGAcaccaaacaaacagaaagagcaAGAAGTGGGAATCCGGGAGTAGAACTGGCTGTGACATACACCGGAAGCTCAGGTATCTGTGAGCTGGTCATACTTCAAACTTCAAGGTACCTTTACAATCCCCAAACTTCCACAGAAAATAAGACACattcaaatttaattaaatattagaaaaggTGGTTAAACATATAGGAATTATGGAATGATACCTAAGCTATCTTTTTGCCTCCCTCACTCTTTGGAAGTGAAAGTATACAATGCAGTTTATACCTTGTCACCTTTTTCTTCAGGATCATCTTCATTAAGGAATTCTCGTTTGGGGTATGGAATCTGGCAGCCGGCAAATAcactaaaaatcattaaaaagaaaaaaacatatcatGATCTAAAATCTGTAATATCCTTACCTTGTTAATTTAAAAttccaatttgtttttcttcacttATTTCCTACTCTTCATCTGTGGCTAGTGTTCAAATCTTGACTGCTGCTAGCTAACTGACACACAGGACATAGAAGTTTCTCTATACTAACTTCATTAGcaccaaaaataaattaatttgtatTTGCCTTAAGAAAAACTGCACCTCTTATAGATGAAAACACAAAGTCTATACTTGGGGGTAAAAAGGATGGAGGAGTAGAGGGGTTTTGTAGTGCTCTGGAAGACAGATTAACTTCTGTTACCTGCTGGTTTGGCTGAATTTCTGATCCGGCCAACTGGTCTGTGAAGGTCTTACCTGTTCTCAGCTTTAGTTTTCATCGTAAAACTGACAAATGGTCGTTCCTAAAATACTTGTTTTCATTCATACCTCTCTACAGCTTTGCCTGTTTCAAAATGTGGAAGCTTTCTCTTGAGCAGTCTTTAGGTGGCATCACTGAAAAAGTTAAATACTTCAGTAGCAAGTGCTTCCCTTGCTTTCAAACACCACGCCACCTCCTCAGCCTGGAGCAAAGGACACAGAAAAGACGGGACACATACTCTAATGTTGGCAAAGGGTCCTCCTGAAAATAGGGATCCTGCAGAGCTTGCTCCGAGGTAATTCTCTTGGTTGGATCCATGGTCAGGAGTTTCTGAAGCTAGAGTGACACACAGGAAATGCAGAGCACATGAAAAGGTTGTTTACAAGTCAACGCCTTGCCTTTTGTATTCCTGTGTAACAGgattaatataaaatacattttgtatagCTCACTGCAGATTAAGCATACTACATACTTTTATGTGAAACTGGCAGAAATCATCAGCCTTAAAGCccttttaaagttcattttctgCTGATAAATCATTTAAAGTGAAGGCTGAAAGACAAGGGTgacatctcaacaaaaaatatttaattttgccCCAGCATCCAacaatttcttttgtttctaaagAGGAGGAACAGCTGAGTGAACAGAAGGCGAGAGTTGTGCTGAGAATCAGATTTCAGTCTGGGAGAGAAGCACCTACCAAGAGGAACACTTTGCTGTCGGGCTTGACCTTGTGTTTCTCCATGTACTTTATGAGGCTACTGTTGGCATACCTGCAaggacacacacagtcacacgtCACTGGGAACGCTCATCCAATTGATATTTTTTAATGACAAGCTCCAAGATTGGCTTTCCTATAAGGTATGTGTTTAAGACATTGTTTTTTCTGATTAAGAAGGAACACATTACCAAATATTAGCAAAtgtgtgaagaaataggaaatgtCACACATAACATGAGAGTTTACACTGTTACAATCCCTTCGGAAAACAGTTATGCATTAACCATTAGTGTTGAAAATGTGTATAGCCTATGACCCATCAACTCCATTTCTAGGCACAAACCTGAATCAAAGGATGCTTTTGCACATGTATATCAGGATACATGGATAAAAATGTTCTTAGCAGCCTTTTAGTAatggtcatatatatatatagacaacccaaatgtccatcaactgaaaAATGGGTAcgtttttatatatacacagaatGGAATGTTATACAACAGTAAAAACGAATATGCGAGGTTAAGTGAGGagaaaaagcaagttgcagaagaaaatacataatatGTTACCATTTATAAAAAGTTGAAAGACAATAAATTGAACAATATTTTTAGAGTTACATAAACATGTGGACTAGAACTATAATAAAAACTGTGGGATGATAAACTCAAACGCAGAACAATCAGAGTCTATCCTCTGGGAGGGAGGTGGATAGGGAGATGGGGCACACAGAGTACTTTAGTAATCTTAGTGATGTTCTAATTCTTAGGTTCAGAGGTGAGCAAAGgggtattcattttattattctaaatatactatatgttttttcattatatattctttcctacatatgaaatatttcaaattaaaaaggtCTAAAAATAGTTAATATATGTTCATGATAAAAAGAATTACAGAATATAGAAAGtataaggaagaaaattaaaatcacaatcaAGCCACTCCGTGGCCAAAAAACCACTGACAAAATTTTTATAATGTCCCTTTggcgttgtgtgtgtgtgtggcatatacatacatgGTATAAACACAggaatttttgctttgtttttataaaattggaATCCTACTATAAAAATTGTCTtagctttttatttaatattgttcCATAAACATTTTCCCTTGTCAAATACTCTTCAAACTTATTGAGTGGCTGCCTATCTCCTACTGGTACGGGTATTACTCGTTTCATAATAACTGTGGCATACAAGTCGTTGTAGCTAAATCTGATACGCATGGCAGGGAGCCGACACTGCCTAGCGGATGAGACTCAGAGACCCCTCCTAGACCCTGATTCAGTCATTCACcaattgtgtgatcttgggcaagttagttAACCTCTGTGAAAGCCTTAGGTTCCGAATCTGAAAAGTGGAAACTGTAATTATACCTACCCTATAGATTTGCTAGGAAGATCTTAGGAAAAAATGTCGGTAAAGGGTTTAGCACCACCCTGGTATATAAGAAGTACTCATCTATTTGTGGCAGCTCTGATTACTTCCACAGGATAAATTCCAGGAATTATCAGGTCAAAGGGCATGcacattttaaagtcttttttaggTGCTCTAGAATCTCACTACACAAATGTAGCCTTTACCAGCAACCTGGGCATCACCTGAGAGCCTGCATTAGAAATGAAGGTTCTTAGTCCTCACCCCTGATTCTGACTtagaatctacatttttaacaagGTCTCCAGGTGGTTTGTAGGTACACTGAAATTTGAGAAGTACTCATTCTCTCCAGTAGCATAtgagtaataatttttaaaaaataaaaatagagatagggtctaactatgttgcccaggctagtttcaaactcctgggctcgagatcttcccgactcagcctcccaaagtgtggggagtAAAGGcatgagtgagccactgtgcctggccggaaTGTCCATTTTACTGTACCCTTGCCAACAAGGTACCATacaatgttaaatgaaaataactagTTTGGTTTTGGGTGTTTAAAGAATTTATAGAACATTCAGGTTGGGATTCCATAAGGCAATTAGATAAATGATTTTGAAACTTGGAAAAGTGAACGGAGTAAGATACATATTGGGAGTTATCCACATAATGGATGGTAAATTGTGGCCATCAAAATCATGACATCTGACTGGGAAAGTATCCAGAGTGAGAAGAGGGCCCAGGATAGAACCTTGATATTAGCACTGTCCTTGAGAGATGGATACAGGCAAAGGACCTCACCAAGGATTGTGAGAAAAAGGGGTCAGAAATGATCAATGCCATTCTCTATTTCTCTTAATGATGTCTGCTTTTGTTCCTATAAGCCATCCTGTCCTAAAATTTTCCTGGTAAGTTGCCAATAGAGAAGCTCTTCCACAATTTTTGGTAGGTGTGCATATTTATAACAAACACCTCACATGCCATCACCCTTAATCTCATTTCTGCTCAAAGTAAATGCCTTCATCAGTTTGTTTTACTCATATTCCAAGCCACATGTTCTTCCTTCTGCCAGCCTTCCAGGTTTCCTAGTCCAGCATATCAGTTACCAGTCAttactcagaaaaaataaaaccacagctGTGGCCTTGAACGGAGACCTTTATTCATGCTAAAACATAACAGACATAAACTACCCATTGACCCTTACATTCTTAAAAGTCTTTAATACTGCAGCCTAAACCTGAACTATATACGTTAATGGTATCTGGAATACCTTTTGTAAATCACAGGCATAATTAGTATGCTAAAATCTCAGTTTCTAGTTTAAATAACAATCtacatatgttttttaaaaagattaactaTTCTCATTGAAATTACTACCTATAATTAATGTgcactatggtttgaatgtttatgtcccctccaaaattcatgttgttgaaacttaattcccaatgcaacagtgttagAAGATAAGGCCTTCCAGAATCGAGGGCTTTGCTTTCAGGAGTGGGACTAATGCCTTGTAAAAGAGGCATCACACAGCATCTGCCCCTTTTTGCCCTTCTatctatgtgaggacacagcaacaaggcaccacCTTGGAAGCAGAAAACAACCTTCACGGGACTCCAAACATGccagtgccttgaccttggattGTCCAGCCTCAAGGCCTGGGagaaaacaaattcctgttgtttataaattacccagtctaaggtatttttttacagcagcacaaaaagACTAGGACTGTGTGGAATTACTTACGTTGTTCTTCTAAAGTCTTTTTGAAGTGTGGGATATTCTGGCATCTTTCTAATATCTTCCCAGTCTTTatcttacaaaaaaattaaatattgttatAGAAAATAATGTGTTAATTTTAAATCTCCTAATTATGTCagtttataaatatacattaaattttgcttttgagaagaaatgattttgaaatatgACTCAAAATAcgactttaaaaaggaaaataaattacctGCAGGAAACCCCATGACACTAAATATCCGATCCAGTTGATCATGATGAAATGGATTGCTTGTTTTTATATCTTCCTGACGACAGTGAAAAATAGGTTCTGAAGTCAACAATTCAGCAAATATACAACCTATTGCCCATATATCTAGGAAAGAAGAAACATAAGtttttgtatatatttccttGGTTATAATTCCCAGATATAATCCCAGCCTacttataaaaatacttttcagtAAATCAATATACAAAGTACAATAAGTGCATTAAGAAAACATTATTGTACTTTGTATTTTAACatatgtgtgggtatgtgtgtgtatatatgtatgtatacatatgtgtgtatgtgtgtgtgtgtatatatatatatgagacatgAAATAACTATATCATCATGTAACAGATTGAAAgccaaataataaaaagacatttaCTTGTAAATTTTCTGATGACAATAAACAGGGTAAGTCAATTTAGCAAAAAACAAATTCTTTAGATTTAGGCAAAGGTCTTTCTaaccactttttttgttgttgtttttggggtctctgtcacccaggctggagtacagtgctgtaATCATGGCTCCCTgaagccttaaactcctgggctcaagcaatcctcctgcctcagcctccagagtagttgagactatgggtgtgtgccactgtacttggctaagtttttagttgttttatagagacaaggtctcaccatatCTAACCACTGTGAATAATTTAATCATTAAAGTATTCAATTGATAATCTAATACCAGGCATAGTACTCAGATCTGATATACTGAAATAATATCATCATCAGACATAGTGATGTAATTCTTTTAAAGCCATCCAATGTATAATGATAGAGCAGAATTTACAAGTTTTGAGTCTAGACAGACAGTATAGACCATATAAAAGAACTGGGGaggatgggcgcggtggctcatgcctgtaatcccagcactttgggaggccgaggtgagtggatcacttgaggtcaggagttcgagaccatcctgaccaacatggcgaaaccctatctctattaaaaatacaaaaacttagccaggtgtggtggcatgcgcctgtagtcccagtactcaggaggtagatgcagaagaatcacttgaatccaggaggcagaggttgcagtgagctcagattgcaccactacactccactctgggcaacagagcaagcaagcctctgtctcaaaaaataaaataaaataaaaagaattgggGAAAAAACTTTTGTCTCAAAGACTACTAGCTTCAGCTTTTTCAACAAATTGCTCTAGAAGCTCataaataatactatatatagtacTGCATGACATAGATCTTACTTAAACATATTCACTTATATGCTACCCCACATCCACCCCACCCCTCAGGATAAAGTTAGGCATCTTTAGAAGTTTTATTAACTATCTAAAATCACCAGTCATAGATTATTCTATTAAAATTTACACACTGAAAGACTGCAGCTTATATTCTGAGACTACAATATTATATTCACAATGCTTTGACAGATGTATAAGTGAATTAACTTTTGTGAGACTTGCCCACTTAAATgccatttagtaaatattttttaaaaagaagacagtctgtgtgtggtggctcacgcctgtaatcccagcactttgggaggctgaggcaggcagataacctgaggtcaggagttctgaccaacatggtaaaaccttgcctctcctaaaaacacaaaattagctgagcgtggtggcccatgcctataatcccagctacttggaaggctgaggcaggagaattgtttgaacctgggaggtggaagttgtagtgagtggagatcgcgccactgctctccagcctgggcaacaagagagaaactccatctcaaataaataaataaataaataaaataaaagataaaaattcaaaaactatggtataggtcgggcacggtggctcacacctgtaatcccagcactttgggaggccaaggtgggtggatcgcttgaggccaggagttcgaggccatcctggccaacatgatgaaaccccatctctactaaaaatacaaaaattagccaggtgtggtgatgtacgcctgtagtctcagctacttgggaggttgaagcaagagaatcccttgaacccagggggcggaggttgcagcgactcaagatcacaccactgcactccagcctgggcgacagagcaaaacaccatctcggaaaaaacaaaaaactatggtACAGGGATAAAAAAGTACTGTGTTTAGTAGCCTATTAAATATGGGAATCACATTCTGCGATGAGCTAAACAAGGAAAAAGGTTAATTACACTATTCCTTCCTCATCCAAGTTTTTGCCTtccagtttcagttacctgcagtcaacCACTGCAGTTCGAAAAtactaaatggaaaattccagaaataaacaatttataagttttaaattgtgtaccATTCTGAGCAGTGTGATGAAATTTCATGCTATTCTCTCCATCTTCCcgggatgtgaatcatccctctGTTCATCCACACTGTATAGTCACTACCTGCTGGTTAGTCACTTAGTGGTCGTCTGGGTTATCAGATCAAAGAAACACTATATACAGGGTTTGGtgctatctgcagtttcaggcatcccctcggggggtcttggaacatattcccACCTGATAAGTGAGGACTACTGTATATCCATTAGCTAGAAGACACATCAGAATGCTCTCTCCTGAAACGAATTGCCAAATGGAAAAATCCATACAGTAATGCCTTACTTATTTGACCACATTCAGGTACAGTTTCCTTCCACATAATTTAGCCTTTTGGATAATGGAAACATATTCCTTCAACAACCATTTTTTAATTACACCATTGCCTGCCACCATAAGAGGCTATAAAACACAATGTAATCCTCACTACAGAGTAGAAGAATAATACTGCTCAGTGTCCATTTCtgaattcttttctctctctcaagtCATATTGGTTGTCACTCTTCCCCCTGATATGGCTGCCTCTGATGGTCCCATCTCTCTTCCTCATTACCGCCTCTACTATGCAGTCTACCAGGACTACTACTGCATATGCCTGGTCACGCCAATTCCTGGTTTGTCCTCCATCCAAAGGACAAGAGCCAGGGTCTTGAGTTCCCAGTGAACTGCTAAGATAAGAAACCTCAGATAGCAGGTGGCAATAAATTCAAAGGGTTTCTGCCTCCTATTAGCCTGCAATGTCAAAAGGCCATCTGGCTCCTGCACCATCTGTAGCTACTTTTCAGGTTTCTTTCCTCTATCAATGACTTGTTCTcctgacacacacatacacacacccaccccaACACTGCTGCCACCATCACTGCCACTCCCCTCCCCCACTAAATGTCACTCCATAAACCTCCACTGATATCAAATAATCAAACTCTCTTTTTTCTATGCCCTGAATCAAagtactcatttcttttttcGACAGAgacttgccctgtcacccaggcaggtgGGCAGTGGTACgctatcggctcactgcaacctctgcctcctggattcaagcagttctctcacctcagcctcctgagtactgggattacaggtgtgtgccaccatgcccgtctaatttttgtatttttggtagagacaggaattcaccacattggccaggctggtcttgaactcctgacctcaagtgatccatctgccttggtctcccaaagtgctgggattacaggtgtgaggcaccttGCCCGTCCCTAAGTACTCATTTCTAACATGGACCATGTATGGAGAAGAGTATGAAAAAGTGAGTAAGTATGTACCTATAAATGTCTGCTATTAACATATTTGAAGCCCTAAGATATCTGATTTGGgcattattctttctttctgtcttaacTTTCTCCTACCTTCTATCCAGAATGGGTAATTAGGAACTgactaaaattagaaattagtgATTATGTTTTTATCTTTAAGTGGTAAATTTCATTTACTGAGCAAGTAAGTTACAAGCCAGTTaaaattcaatttcatttttccttaccCTGAGGAATAAGAAGTATAATTGGTTTTCAATTCATAtccaatacatttattttaaaaaagcatctattttcatttcaacaagagaaaagtaaatcagaaaatattcataaaactgTGCTTCTCAGAGTGTGGGCTCTCAAAGTATATGGGTCACGCACAACAGAATCACCTACCTAAGGGCCTGGACCTGCTGTGTTAGATTCTCTGAGAGTGGGACAGACATTGGTGGAGAGTCATTTAGCTTAACAGAAGGTTTTGACTGAATGTGCCTTTTC from the Macaca mulatta isolate MMU2019108-1 chromosome 4, T2T-MMU8v2.0, whole genome shotgun sequence genome contains:
- the CDK19 gene encoding cyclin-dependent kinase 19 isoform X6, encoding MSACREIALLRELKHPNVIALQKVFLSHSDRKVWLLFDYAEHDLWHIIKFHRASKANKKPMQLPRSMVKSLLYQILDGIHYLHANWVLHRDLKPANILVMGEGPERGRVKIADMGFARLFNSPLKPLADLDPVVVTFWYRAPELLLGARHYTKAIDIWAIGCIFAELLTSEPIFHCRQEDIKTSNPFHHDQLDRIFSVMGFPADKDWEDIRKMPEYPTLQKDFRRTTYANSSLIKYMEKHKVKPDSKVFLLLQKLLTMDPTKRITSEQALQDPYFQEDPLPTLDVFAGCQIPYPKREFLNEDDPEEKGDKNQQQQQNQHQQPTAPPQQAAAPPQAPPPQQNSTQTNGTAGGAGAGVGGTGAGLQHSQDSGLNQVPPNKKPRLGPSGANSGGPVMPSDYQHSSSRLNYQSNVQGSSQSQSTLGYSSSSQQSSQYHPSHQAHRY
- the CDK19 gene encoding cyclin-dependent kinase 19 isoform X4 yields the protein MSACREIALLRELKHPNVIALQKVFLSHSDRKVWLLFDYAEHDLWHIIKFHRASKANKKPMQLPRSMVKSLLYQILDGIHYLHANWVLHRDLLLWFLPLGGPLVNSMDFVFNPIWKYLCLLAGKCNVLLIRPKLKPANILVMGEGPERGRVKIADMGFARLFNSPLKPLADLDPVVVTFWYRAPELLLGARHYTKAIDIWAIGCIFAELLTSEPIFHCRQEDIKTSNPFHHDQLDRIFSVMGFPADKDWEDIRKMPEYPTLQKDFRRTTYANSSLIKYMEKHKVKPDSKVFLLLQKLLTMDPTKRITSEQALQDPYFQEDPLPTLDVFAGCQIPYPKREFLNEDDPEEKGDKNQQQQQNQHQQPTAPPQQAAAPPQAPPPQQNSTQTNGTAGGAGAGVGGTGAGLQHSQDSGLNQVPPNKKPRLGPSGANSGGPVMPSDYQHSSSRLNYQSNVQGSSQSQSTLGYSSSSQQSSQYHPSHQAHRY
- the CDK19 gene encoding cyclin-dependent kinase 19 isoform X5 → MDYDFKAKLAAERERVEDLFEYEGCKVGRGTYGHVYKARRKDGKDEKEYALKQIEGTGISMSACREIALLRELKHPNVIALQKVFLSHSDRKVWLLFDYAEHDLWHIIKFHRASKANKKPMQLPRSMVKSLLYQILDGIHYLHANWVLHRDLKPANILVMGEGPERGRVKIDIWAIGCIFAELLTSEPIFHCRQEDIKTSNPFHHDQLDRIFSVMGFPADKDWEDIRKMPEYPTLQKDFRRTTYANSSLIKYMEKHKVKPDSKVFLLLQKLLTMDPTKRITSEQALQDPYFQEDPLPTLDVFAGCQIPYPKREFLNEDDPEEKGDKNQQQQQNQHQQPTAPPQQAAAPPQAPPPQQNSTQTNGTAGGAGAGVGGTGAGLQHSQDSGLNQVPPNKKPRLGPSGANSGGPVMPSDYQHSSSRLNYQSNVQGSSQSQSTLGYSSSSQQSSQYHPSHQAHRY